The Halobellus sp. MBLA0158 genome has a window encoding:
- a CDS encoding DUF120 domain-containing protein, with protein sequence MSESAVSTVGHDELAALKFVALEGGRSEPVKISCSGLAERLNASSQTASRRLQRLEQAGHIERDVVADGQWVSLTESGEAALHREYSHYRRIFEGSDPSTVELEGTVTSGMGEGRHYISLSGYMEQFKERLGYEPFPGTLNVDLSEESIRSRSAMSSLSGIPIDGWEDDERTFGPATCYAATVSDGGDVAEPTHIIVPERTHHDETQLEIIAPVRLRDELDLADDDAVTVRVEAVE encoded by the coding sequence ATGTCAGAATCGGCAGTCTCCACCGTCGGTCACGACGAGCTCGCGGCGCTGAAGTTCGTCGCGCTCGAAGGCGGGCGGTCGGAGCCGGTCAAGATCTCCTGTTCGGGCCTCGCCGAACGTCTGAACGCGTCGAGCCAGACCGCCTCGCGCCGCCTCCAGCGCCTGGAGCAGGCGGGACACATCGAGCGCGACGTCGTCGCCGACGGCCAGTGGGTGTCGCTCACCGAATCCGGCGAGGCGGCGCTCCACCGCGAGTACTCCCACTACCGGCGGATCTTCGAGGGCTCGGACCCCTCGACGGTCGAACTGGAGGGCACGGTCACGAGCGGGATGGGCGAGGGCAGACACTACATCTCGCTGTCGGGCTACATGGAGCAGTTCAAAGAGCGCCTCGGGTACGAGCCCTTCCCCGGCACGCTCAACGTCGACCTCTCGGAGGAGAGCATCCGCTCGCGCTCGGCGATGTCGTCGCTGTCGGGCATCCCGATCGACGGCTGGGAGGACGACGAGCGGACGTTCGGGCCGGCGACCTGCTACGCCGCGACGGTCTCGGACGGCGGCGACGTCGCCGAGCCGACCCACATCATCGTCCCCGAGCGGACCCACCACGACGAGACCCAACTGGAGATCATCGCGCCCGTGCGCCTCCGCGACGAACTCGACCTCGCGGACGACGACGCGGTGACGGTTCGGGTGGAGGCGGTCGAATGA